Below is a window of Candidatus Obscuribacter sp. DNA.
AGCTTGTGCAGGATAAAATGCAGACATTAATCACAACCACTCACCTCGATGGCTTTAGACCCGAATGGCTTACAGGTGCTCAAATAACTAAAGTCGTCCAGGGAAGACTCGAAAGTTAAGGAAAAGTGGTTACTATTAGGTTAGGCTCGGGTACATTAGTTTCAGTTAATTCTCCCCGCATCTACCCCTGAGAACCAAACAGTGCACGCCGGAAACATACATGACGGCATAGACCAGAAAATTTGTCTGGAATGCAACCGGCAATTTACCGGTATTGTCAAAGCCTGCCCACATGATGGCGCAGCGCTTGTACCGCTGGCGCGCGATCCGATGATTGGTACTTGTCTTATGGCCAAGTACGACATTATTGATGTCATCGGTCATGGTGGCATGGGCGTAGTTTATAAAGGTCGTCAGGTCTTGATGGAGCGTACTGTCGCCATCAAGATGTTGCAGTCTCAGCACATTGCTGACTCTCAGTCAGTGCAGCGGTTTTTGCGCGAAGGTAAAGCTACCTGTCGCATGAATCACCCCAATATCATCACAGTCTATGACTTTGGTATTACACCGCAAAGTGGACAGCCATTTATCGTAATGGATTATTTGCAGGGGCTCTCACTTGCTGATCAAATCAAAAATGATGGTCAGGTCTCAGTCGAGCGCAGCATTAACATCCTCACTCAAGCTACCGACGCCCTCGATCATGCTCACCGGGCTGGTGTATTGCACCGCGACCTCAAGCCTAGCAATATCATGCTGATTGACTACGAAGGCGAAAGAGACTATGTCAAAATCGTGGACTTTGGTGTAGCTCAGCTCATTGGGGCTGGTGGCGAGCAACAGCGTCTGACTCAAATGGGCGAAGTCTGCGGCTCTCCTGTATATATGAGTCCTGAGCAATGTCAGGGGCTTGAGCTGGATGCCCGCTCCGATATTTATAGTATGGGTATCGTCATCTACGAAACCTTGACTGGCTGTCTACCTATATTAGGTAAGACCATGGTCGAGACGATGAGCAAGCACATCTCTGAGATGCCTGCGCGTTTTAAAGAATCTCGTCCTGACCTTTATATACCAGAGCGCATTGAAGCTGTGGTATTCAAGGCCATGGCAAAAGATCCTGCTAACAGACATCAGACCATGGCTGAGCTGTGTCGTGACCTTGACACTGCCATACCTAAGGCTGGCAAAAGCCAGATTTTACGTACAGACTTCCCCACTATGCCGGGCGAAGAAAAGAGTACTGCCGGTGGTGGCAAAAAGACTGGCATCATTATTGCTGCTGTAGCTGCCTGTCTATTGCTAGTGGCTGGTATCGCTGGCTTTACGCTGATGGGCCGCAAAGAGACCCCTAAGACTGCTACTCCTGTGGTGACACCGGCTAACACGGCTACTACCACTCCTGCTCCTAATACTGGCACTGCTACAATGACGCCTGCCACTACTCCTGCCACTAATCCTGCGACGACTCCTGCTACTTCCACAACTGCCTCGACCAATCCAGCTGGCACTACCACTAGTACCACAGCAGCTGTGCCAGCTAATACCGAAACCACCAGTACTGGCGCGACAAGCGGCAAGCCTGTTGCCCCTCGGCTTACTCATGTAGATGATGATGTGGTCAAGCCCATCAAGCGGCGCAAAATTAGAGCAGCAATCGCTGCTTCAAGACCGGCTGCTGCCAGCAGTGCCAGTAGCTCCGGCAGCTCTAGTAGCTCTGGTGGTAATGGCGATCGATTTAAGAGCCTACTCAAGCTCAAGAGTTTTTAGAGTAGCTGGTCATCTATAACCTAGATGGTGCTAGTTTTAGCTGCCACAGCGCGCTCATGGTTGACGCTTTGGAGAGAGTCAGCCAGTACTTTGACCCGACTTTTGTCTACGGCGTTTTGCCAGATGCCATCATATTTGGCAAATGAGCCTACGATGAGACTGTCTGCGCTCATGGCAAATGATGCGATATTGCTATCGGTGATGCCTGAGCCTACCATCACTGGTGTCTTGACTGCCGCTTTGACATGCACTATCTCAGCCAGGCTCGGCGCGTCACCTGTACGCATACCAGTTACGATCATGCCATCAGCCTTAAAAAACTCCGCGGCATGAGCTGTCTCTTCTAGTGTGATATCACTGGTGATGGCATGTGATGAGTGCTTCTTTTTGATGTCGACAAAGATTTTTATGTGATTGGCTTTGAGTTGCGCTCGTCTGCGTATCAGCGTGGCAGCGCAGGATTGATGCAGCCCCTCGTCTCCAACATGGGCAAATACAAAACCCTCTGAGCGAATGAAATCGGCACCACTCGCCAGCGCTACTGCCAGGCTCTCGAGATTGGCACCGGCTAAAAGTTGTATCCCCAGAGGCAGACCAGTAGCTACTTTGACTGCCTTTGCCACCACTGCCATGGCAGCAGTACTCTCTGGCTCGACATTGCCAAGCAAATAGGGCACATCATGCATGTTTTCTACTATCAGAGCATCGACGCCGCCCTCGACATAAGCTCTGGCGTCTTTGAGCGAGACATCCAGTAGATGCTCCATTGAGCCCTGCCAGCTATCGGCACCGGGCAAGGCCGGTACGTGGATGACACCAATTAAGCTGCATAGTTTGCCAAACATATCTTTTGCCTTTTAGTTTGAAGCTTATCTTAGCAAAACAGCACGCACAGGGGAGGCTTCTAGCTCCATAAATTTAAGCGGCAGGGCGATAAGCTGATAGAGTCCGGCTTGCACTTTGCTTAGATCTAGATTTTCGAGCCAGACCAGACCATAGTTGTCTAGTATTTTATGAGTGGCCAGTTCTTTGGCTCTTATGTGATCTACCGAGGGTGTATCCAGACCTACCAGTTTGATGCCATTCTCTCCCAGATAGCTGGCCAGATCTGTTGCTATATATGCATAGTCGGACTCAAAGGCGTCAGCTTCAACTTTGTCGAGAGTGCGCAGTAAGACTCGTTTGACCTCAGGATGCTTGCTCAGGTATGGCTCAACCATACTCTTTGTCACTGGCTCTCTGGTGGTGGCACAATCAATCACCAGTACTGGTCCAATAAAAGCATCGAGATGCATTGCACCAGCAGTAGTGTCATCGCCGGGGAGCGAGCCTTTGATATGTACCGGTGCATCGGCATGACTGCCCACATGGGGGCTCATGGTAAAAGCTGTGAGATTAATTACTTTGCTCTGGTCAAAGCTCACAGTCACTTGCTTGCTAAATGGTGTATCACCTGGGAAGCAAGCTGTGCTTGTCGATATCGGTTGCGAAATATCGATAATGCTCTGGTATGAAATTATTGACTGAGACATAGTTTTTGCTCAAGTTCAAAATGAAAGTTGGTTTTGATATGGTCCGTTTTAATCGTATCGCTGGCAGACTTTTTAGCGTCTTTGCCGCTTTGATAAAGACCAAGCTGTTTGAATATTTCTTTGCTAATTAGCTCCATATGACGTTTATCAAAACCGCTCGACAGCTTGATGCAGAGTCCTGCTCCGTAAGGATATTTGGCACTCTTGATGCCGATTCCGAGCAGTCCGTCAGCACCTTCTTTGGCAATGACATAGCCATTGTCTTGCGGCAAGTACTGATTGGTCATCAGTTTGTAGTCCAGTCTGCTATCGCCAGAGACCAGCCTGGGATGCTCGTGCATCAGTTGACCGAGCTTATGGTAGTGACTCATGTTTTTGGCAAATGTATCGTCTTTTGCAGGCATGTTATTAAAGACCAGCCCATCAATTACTGGCATAAGCAGACTTTGATAGCTGCAAGCTAATTCAAAAGTGCTCATGGCGTAGTTGGGCAGCTGGCAGCCGTCAGTGGTATGGATAAACGATTGCTCGGCTCGACCGGCAATGGCTGAGAGTATGCGCAAGAGATCTTGATGGTGTGGTCTATCAGCATCGGTATAAGTATCGACTGGTTGATGCTCAGCCATCAGAGCTGCTAAATAACTACTGTGTTTGCCGCTGCAATTATGATAACGTCTCTTCGCTTCCATTTTTAATTGCTGCATCTCTGCTGCAACTGGCTTGGCTTGCGGACATTTGAGCCAGTCTTCGGAGACTTTTGTAATCGCCAAGATTTCATCTAATGCTTTGAGATGGCAGTCTTCACCGCTATGAGAAGCCATAAAGAGGGCGAAGTGCTCATCTTTAAGGTCTGGATAATGTCTTTTGAGCGTGTCGATATGCGAAGCCAGTTGCCAGGGTTTGAGCAGTGAGCGAGTCCACAGCTCATAGTCTGTATCGCCAGTGGCAAGCACTGTTTTGTACCTGCTTTTAAGTGGCAGGCTGAGGTCGGACGATTGTGCCGTCCCTTCAATGACGCTAACTATGCCATAAACGCTTACTTCGGCGCGATTAGAGCGCTCGATAGTAAATAGCGGCTGCCAGGGTAATTGGTGTTGTGTGTTTTTATCCATTCGACTATTTTCGCAATACTGGAGGCATCTATTAATAAATTCCCTCCAAGCTTCTTGAGACCGATACGTGAGAGGCCTATATAACAGTATGCTTTTAGCACTTACGAGGTAGTTTTGTGCAAAAGCTTGCGGTCAATCCCGGACAGGCCTCTCCCAGCCCGCTGGGGGCTTATTCTCACGCCGTCAGGGTGGGTGATTTACTATTTATCTCCGGGCAAGGCTGTAGAGACCCCGAGAGCGGCATCGAGAGAGGTTTGACCTTTGACTCTGAGGGCAAAGTAGCAAGCTACGACATCGAAGCCCAGACCACTGGCGTGCTTGAAAACCTTGGCGCTGTCCTCAAAGCAGCTGGACTGAGCTATAGCGATGTGGTCGATATCACAGTCTTTTTGGCAGACATGGAAGACTTTAGTCGCTACAACAAAATCTATAGCAAATATTTTGCCCAGACTCCCATACCGCCTGCTCGTACAACGGTACAGGTGGCACGTTTACCGGGGCGTAACTTTATTGAGATTAAGGCGATTGCTTGTTTTAGCAAAACAGAGGAAAAATAAATGACAGGTAGTAGTGCGGTGGCTAAGGGCGCGGACAAAAAACTCACAACAATCAGTCATTTTATTGACGGGCAATTTGTCCCCGGTGCAAGCAATCAGACTTTTGAGAGCATCAATCCAGCCACTGGCAAAGCCCATGCTCTGGTGGCCCTAGGTGAGGCTGAGGATATTGACCGTGCTGTACAGGCAGCCAATCGCTCTTTTAAAAAGGGTGAGTGGTCCAGTATGCCCATTGCCAAGCGTTGTCAGGTCTTACGCAAAATTGGTGATGGCATCCTCGCTCGTCAAAAGGAGCTGGCTATCGCTGAGAGTACAGATAACGGTAAGCCTATCTCCGAGAGTTTTGAAGGCGATATTCCGCGCTCTGCGCAAAACTTCCATTTTTTTGGTGAGTTTGCGGCAAGCCATGTGGACGAAGCTTTTAGTGTCTCTGACCAGGAGCGTCATATCGCTGTGCGCGAGCCCCTTGGTGTATGCGGTCTTATTACTCCATGGAATTTGCCGCTTTATCTAGCTACCTGGAAAATCGCTCCAGCTCTTGCTATGGGCAATAGCATCGTGCTTAAGCCAGCAGAGTGGACTCCTTACAGTGCATTTTTGTTGGCTGAAATCACCAAAGAAGCCGGGCTGCCTGACGGAGTCTTTAATATAGTCCAGGGCTTTGGTGCTCAGGGCGCTGGTGAAGCTCTCACAACTCATCAAGATGTCCGCTCTATAAGCTTTACTGGTGAGACATCCACTGGTAAAGCAATCATGAAAGCGGCCAGTCCCACTCTCAAAAAATTGTCATTTGAGCTCGGTGGTAAAGGCGCCAATATCATTTTTGACGAT
It encodes the following:
- a CDS encoding protein kinase, with translation MHAGNIHDGIDQKICLECNRQFTGIVKACPHDGAALVPLARDPMIGTCLMAKYDIIDVIGHGGMGVVYKGRQVLMERTVAIKMLQSQHIADSQSVQRFLREGKATCRMNHPNIITVYDFGITPQSGQPFIVMDYLQGLSLADQIKNDGQVSVERSINILTQATDALDHAHRAGVLHRDLKPSNIMLIDYEGERDYVKIVDFGVAQLIGAGGEQQRLTQMGEVCGSPVYMSPEQCQGLELDARSDIYSMGIVIYETLTGCLPILGKTMVETMSKHISEMPARFKESRPDLYIPERIEAVVFKAMAKDPANRHQTMAELCRDLDTAIPKAGKSQILRTDFPTMPGEEKSTAGGGKKTGIIIAAVAACLLLVAGIAGFTLMGRKETPKTATPVVTPANTATTTPAPNTGTATMTPATTPATNPATTPATSTTASTNPAGTTTSTTAAVPANTETTSTGATSGKPVAPRLTHVDDDVVKPIKRRKIRAAIAASRPAAASSASSSGSSSSSGGNGDRFKSLLKLKSF
- a CDS encoding BtpA/SgcQ family protein codes for the protein MFGKLCSLIGVIHVPALPGADSWQGSMEHLLDVSLKDARAYVEGGVDALIVENMHDVPYLLGNVEPESTAAMAVVAKAVKVATGLPLGIQLLAGANLESLAVALASGADFIRSEGFVFAHVGDEGLHQSCAATLIRRRAQLKANHIKIFVDIKKKHSSHAITSDITLEETAHAAEFFKADGMIVTGMRTGDAPSLAEIVHVKAAVKTPVMVGSGITDSNIASFAMSADSLIVGSFAKYDGIWQNAVDKSRVKVLADSLQSVNHERAVAAKTSTI
- a CDS encoding cyclase family protein, with the translated sequence MSQSIISYQSIIDISQPISTSTACFPGDTPFSKQVTVSFDQSKVINLTAFTMSPHVGSHADAPVHIKGSLPGDDTTAGAMHLDAFIGPVLVIDCATTREPVTKSMVEPYLSKHPEVKRVLLRTLDKVEADAFESDYAYIATDLASYLGENGIKLVGLDTPSVDHIRAKELATHKILDNYGLVWLENLDLSKVQAGLYQLIALPLKFMELEASPVRAVLLR
- a CDS encoding asparaginase, whose protein sequence is MDKNTQHQLPWQPLFTIERSNRAEVSVYGIVSVIEGTAQSSDLSLPLKSRYKTVLATGDTDYELWTRSLLKPWQLASHIDTLKRHYPDLKDEHFALFMASHSGEDCHLKALDEILAITKVSEDWLKCPQAKPVAAEMQQLKMEAKRRYHNCSGKHSSYLAALMAEHQPVDTYTDADRPHHQDLLRILSAIAGRAEQSFIHTTDGCQLPNYAMSTFELACSYQSLLMPVIDGLVFNNMPAKDDTFAKNMSHYHKLGQLMHEHPRLVSGDSRLDYKLMTNQYLPQDNGYVIAKEGADGLLGIGIKSAKYPYGAGLCIKLSSGFDKRHMELISKEIFKQLGLYQSGKDAKKSASDTIKTDHIKTNFHFELEQKLCLSQ
- a CDS encoding RidA family protein, which codes for MQKLAVNPGQASPSPLGAYSHAVRVGDLLFISGQGCRDPESGIERGLTFDSEGKVASYDIEAQTTGVLENLGAVLKAAGLSYSDVVDITVFLADMEDFSRYNKIYSKYFAQTPIPPARTTVQVARLPGRNFIEIKAIACFSKTEEK
- a CDS encoding aldehyde dehydrogenase; translation: MTGSSAVAKGADKKLTTISHFIDGQFVPGASNQTFESINPATGKAHALVALGEAEDIDRAVQAANRSFKKGEWSSMPIAKRCQVLRKIGDGILARQKELAIAESTDNGKPISESFEGDIPRSAQNFHFFGEFAASHVDEAFSVSDQERHIAVREPLGVCGLITPWNLPLYLATWKIAPALAMGNSIVLKPAEWTPYSAFLLAEITKEAGLPDGVFNIVQGFGAQGAGEALTTHQDVRSISFTGETSTGKAIMKAASPTLKKLSFELGGKGANIIFDDADLNEAIPTAVRAAFRNQGQICLAGSRLFVQRGVYEQVVQKIVSLVKSIKVGDPLDQSTQMGALVSSEHMQKVLSYLEIGKKEGTALCGAERIKELGEGYFLSPSVFVDLKMDSRFLQEEIFGPALPIVPFDSEEEVIEMTNNSPYGLSASIWSQDVDRLHRVSRRVKAGMIWINTWFARDLRTPFGGQKSSGVGREGGRYSLEFFSEAKTISYKYRG